In the genome of Pseudomonadota bacterium, the window AGTCGACCCTGATGCATTTAATCGGAGGGCTTGATCTTCCGACATCAGGCACTGTTCACTACGGCTCAGAGCGGGTTAGTTCCATGCCCCCAGATGAGCGTGCCACGTTTAGGGGCAAAAACGTTGGCTTTATCTTTCAATTTCATCACCTTTTGCCAGAGTTCTCTGCGCTTGAGAACGTTGCGTTGCCCCTTATTATGAGCGGAACGCAGGAGGGCGAGGCTAACGCAGAGGCCTCCCAGTTACTCGATCGCATGGGGCTTAAACAGAGGGAGTTGCACCTCCCTTCAGAGCTTTCGGGGGGAGAGCAGCAAAGGGTGGCGATAGCTCGTGCGCTCGTGGCTCGACCACGTGTTGTGCTTGCCGATGAACCAACCGGGAATCTAGATGTTAGCACCGCGGCAGAGGTGCAGAGGGTACTGCTCGATATGAACCGTGAGCTTAAAAATACCCTAATAGTTGTTACGCACAACGAGGAGCTAGCGCGCAGTATGGATCTCGTCGTTGAGATGTTGCCTGGCGGTGCGTTAGTTGAACACCAACGCTATAACAACAGCAGATAGGATCGAGCATGAATCTCTGGAAACGAACTCTGGTGTCTGTTTGCGTAGGGTTTTTACCGTTGTTGTTCGGTGCACGCGAGCTTTTAGCGCAGGGCGCAGAGAGCTACGTAGTTGAGGAGGTGGTAATTGCAGGCAATCGTCGTATAGATGCAAACGCCGTGCGTGCTCAGATTAAGAGTATTCCTGGTCGTGTGACCTCGGCGCAACTAACTGAGGATGTGAAGACGCTTTACAATTCAGGGTTCTTTGATCAGGTTACAGTTGGCATTGCTCCAAGATCTAGTGGGGGTGTAACCCTCACCTT includes:
- a CDS encoding ABC transporter ATP-binding protein, producing the protein MRVELRDLTKSYQDADRKLTVLNGLTFSFPERGTVAIIGRSGIGKSTLMHLIGGLDLPTSGTVHYGSERVSSMPPDERATFRGKNVGFIFQFHHLLPEFSALENVALPLIMSGTQEGEANAEASQLLDRMGLKQRELHLPSELSGGEQQRVAIARALVARPRVVLADEPTGNLDVSTAAEVQRVLLDMNRELKNTLIVVTHNEELARSMDLVVEMLPGGALVEHQRYNNSR